Genomic window (Thermanaeromonas sp. C210):
ATGGGCGACATCATCGGCGACCTCAACGGCCGCCGCGGCCGCGTCTTCGGCATGGAGCCCCGAGGCAAGTACCAGGTCATCCGCGCCCAGGTGCCCCTGGCCGAGATGTACCGCTACGCCATCGACCTGAAGTCCCTCACCCAGGGCCGGGGCCGCTTCCACATGGAGTTCGACCACTACGAGGAAGTGCCGGCCGGCATTGCCGACAAGGTCATCCAGGCGGCCAGGGCGGCCCGGGAGAAGGAAGAATAAGGAAAGACCTGTTAAGGGGAGCGGCGAAGGCCCGTGCCACCCGGGCCGGGAGCCGGGCAACCTATGGCAGGCTTCTTATGGAGCAGGGTGTCGGCATGTTAGCGGGCCTGCCTTGGCTCACGCTCGCTCCGGTGAACTTCGCGGGCCAAACTAGCCCCCGGCTGAGGGCTCCGGCAGGCTTCCCGGCAAATTCGCCATCCTGTCTCAGTTGCCGGCCTCGGCCATCCATGGCCTCGGGCCGGCCTCCGCCCTCCGCCGGAGCGCAAGTTTAGCTAGCCGCTCAGTTCAAGTCGCTCGCTTTGGAGCCAAGGCAGGCCCGCCTTCTTAGGCCCTTCCTGCCTCCCCACGCGAGGGCCCGGCCGCCGCTCCCACCTTGGAGAGACCTGCATGAGCCTTCACTTCATCCTCGGCCGCGCCGGCACCGGAAAAACCCGCTACTGCCTCGAAGCCATCCGCCGGGAACTCCTGGCCGCCCCAGACGGCCCGGCCCTCATCCTGTTGGTTCCCGAACAGGCCACCTTCCAGATGGAAAAGGCCCTGGTCACCGCCCCGGGCCTCAAGGGCTCCATCCGCGCCCAGGTCCTGAGTTTCCGCCGGCTGGCCTGGCGGGTTGCCCAGGAAGTAGGAGGTGCCGTTCGCCCCTACATCGGAGACCTGGCCAGGCACATGCTCCTGCGGCGCCTCCTGGAACACCACGCCGGGCAACTCCAGATCCTCGGCCGCGCCGCCTGGCGGCAGCCCGGCTTCCTGGCCGAAGTGGCCTCCACCCTGCGGGAGTTCAAGCACTACCGCCTCACCCCCGGACTAGTGCGCCAGGCCGCCGCCCAGGTTGCCTCCTCCGATCCTTCCGGCACCCTGGCGGCCAAGCTCCGGGACCTGGCCCTCCTGTGGGAGGAAATGGAGAAGGCCCTGGCCCCCAAATTCCAGGACCCCGAGGACACCCTGGAGCACCTGGCCGCCAACCTCCTGCGGAGCAGGGAACTCCGAGAAGCCGAGATCTGGGTGGACGGCTTCACCGGCTTCACCCCCCAGGAATACGCCGTGCTGGAGGGCCTCCTCAAGATCGGCCGCCGCGTCCACGTCACCCTGTGCCTGGACCGCCCGGGCCCGGCGCCCGCCTCCCCGGGAGTCGACCCCTTTTATCCCGCCCGGGAAACCCGGGACAAACTTAAAGACCTTGCCCGCCGGTTGGGTATGACCGTAGAGCCGCCCACAGTGCTGGACGGGGAGCCTCCCCCTCGCTTCTCCGCGGCCCCGGCCCTGGCCTACATAGAACGCAACTTCTTCCGGCCCGGCGCCCCGGCCTTCGCCGGGGAAACGGCCTCCGTCCGCCTCCTCGCCGCCTCCGACCGTAGGGCTGAGGTGGAGGGAGTGGCCCGGGAGATCGTCCACCTCTGCCGCACCCGGGGCTACCGCTGGCGGGACGTAGCCGTAATGGTGCGCGACCTGGACCTCTACCGGGACCTCCTGGTCAATGTCTTCACCGACTACGGCATCCCCTTCTTCCTGGACGCCAAGCGGCCCCTTTTGCATCATCCCGCGGTAGAGCTCCTGCGGGCCGCGGTGGAAACCGTGGACCGGGACTGGGCCTACGAGCCCCTTTTCCGGCTCCTAAAAACCGACCTCGCGCCTTTAAGCCGGGAGGAAGTGGACGTCCTGGAAAACTACGTCCTGGCCCACGGCATCCGCGGCGAGCGCTGGATCGACGGCCGTCCGTGGACCTACCGCCTCCGCTACACCCTGGACGAAGACTGGGAGCCCGGCCCCGGCGACGAAGAAGACCTGGAGCGCATTAACCATCTCAGGGAACGGGTGGTGGCCTTCCTCGGCCCCTTCCACCGGGCCCTCCGCAGCTCCCGGAACGTGCGGGAAACCACCCTGGCCCTCTACAACCTCCTCCTCCGGCTGGACGTCCCCGGCCGCCTCGAGGCCTGGCGCACCCGGGCCATGGAAGAAGGCCGCCTGGACGAGGCCCAGGAGCACGCCCAGATCTGGGAGGCCGTGGTGGAGGTCCTGGAGCAGCTGGTGGAGATCCTGGGAGATGAAACCCTCACCTTGAGGGAGTACGCCCAGATCCTCGCCGCGGGCCTGGAGGGCTGGCGCCTGAGCCTGGTGCCCCAGGGGCTGGACCAGGTCCTCATAGCCTCCCTGGACCGCTCCCGCCACCCGGAAGTGCGGGCCGCCTTCCTCGTAGGGGTCAACGAGGGCGTCTTCCCCGCCCGGCCCCCCGCCGGCGGCTTCCTCAAGGACGCCGAGAGGGAGCGCCTCAAAGAGAAGGGCATCGACCTCGCCCCCTACGGCGAAAGGCTGCTGCTGGAGGAGCAGCACCTCATCTACCTGG
Coding sequences:
- the addB gene encoding helicase-exonuclease AddAB subunit AddB — encoded protein: MSLHFILGRAGTGKTRYCLEAIRRELLAAPDGPALILLVPEQATFQMEKALVTAPGLKGSIRAQVLSFRRLAWRVAQEVGGAVRPYIGDLARHMLLRRLLEHHAGQLQILGRAAWRQPGFLAEVASTLREFKHYRLTPGLVRQAAAQVASSDPSGTLAAKLRDLALLWEEMEKALAPKFQDPEDTLEHLAANLLRSRELREAEIWVDGFTGFTPQEYAVLEGLLKIGRRVHVTLCLDRPGPAPASPGVDPFYPARETRDKLKDLARRLGMTVEPPTVLDGEPPPRFSAAPALAYIERNFFRPGAPAFAGETASVRLLAASDRRAEVEGVAREIVHLCRTRGYRWRDVAVMVRDLDLYRDLLVNVFTDYGIPFFLDAKRPLLHHPAVELLRAAVETVDRDWAYEPLFRLLKTDLAPLSREEVDVLENYVLAHGIRGERWIDGRPWTYRLRYTLDEDWEPGPGDEEDLERINHLRERVVAFLGPFHRALRSSRNVRETTLALYNLLLRLDVPGRLEAWRTRAMEEGRLDEAQEHAQIWEAVVEVLEQLVEILGDETLTLREYAQILAAGLEGWRLSLVPQGLDQVLIASLDRSRHPEVRAAFLVGVNEGVFPARPPAGGFLKDAERERLKEKGIDLAPYGERLLLEEQHLIYLALTRSRELLTLSYAQADEEGRALRPSQVINRLKALLPGVEETTLGPEPSPAGDSLSYIARPGPVLSFLAGQLRRFKDGEEIDPAWFDVYNWAREHPEYRPRLAKILDGLFYTNREEPLSPEISRALYGDTVKSSVSRLESFQACPFSHFLGHGLKLKERRRYKLVAPDLGRFFHAALKKLAAAVMEGEVDWGTLDPDYCRDLGRRIAEELAPQLQNEILLSTARYRYLTRKLRQTVEQAAGVLTEQARHSAFRPAGLELAFGRGESLPPLEIPLAGGRVLEISGRIDRVDVAPGPEGLWVRVVDYKSGPADLKLPDLYWGLKLQLFTYLEVLLTFGPGLFGRPCLPAGVLYFPVVNPLVRTPGPAAGAPEEELLKKFRMKGFVVAHLPALKLMDDHLPEPSPFLPVSVRRDGTLDARSAALTADQIQSLRRHLRRLLQEIGERIARGEVDIAPYRRRGTSPCRYCPYRPVCGFDPLLPGGGYRFLPDPDAREIWKRLLQE